The following nucleotide sequence is from Desulfovibrio aminophilus DSM 12254.
CCGGCGGCGATGGCCGCCAGATTGTACCAGGTGGCGATCAGGGCCAGGGCGGCGGACAGGTTTTCGATCATCGTCTTCTCTCCTGCTCAGCCGAACAGGCCGAGCGGCATGGGCACCTTGGCCACCCAGACGAAAAAGCCGTAGAGCGCCAGGGGCAGACCCAGGGCCACGGCGGACAGGACCAGCCGATTGCGCTCGCCGTACCGCACGGCCATGACGGCCAGGGCCAGGGCCGAGGCGCAGACGATGCCGATGACGTCGATGAGCAGATAGTAGGCCAGGAAAACCGCCAGGGTGAACGGCGGATTGAGGTTCCACCCCGCGGACGCGGCGCCCGCCTCCCGGCGGCGGGCCCCCTCGGCCAGGCGGCGGCGGAGGCCCCCGGCGGCCAGGGCGAACCCGGAAAGGGCCAGGAAAACCGCCACGACCTCGGGCCAGAAGGCCGGGGAGACCGCCGCGATCCTCACGCTGGAGGGCGTCTCGATCCAGGCCGGGATGCCCCAGGCGGCGAAGGCGGCGAACCCGAGGCCGACGACGCTGCCGTAGACGATGTCCTGCGTGCTTCGTGACATGGGACGTCCTTTCTTCCGGGACGGCGGCGGGCCGCCGCCCCGGGTTCCGTTGCTACTTCTTGCCCGCGCCGATCTTCTTGCCGAAGGCCTGATAAACCTCGAACTGCTTGCGCACGAAGGCCTCGGTCTCGTCCGGGGTCAGGATGCGCGGCAGGGAGCCCAGGCTCAGGGTGATCTTGTTCCACTCCGCGTCGGCCTTGACCTGCTGCAGGGCCTTGGTCCAGACCGCCGCGACATCGGCGGGCAGATCCTTGGGAGCCCAGAGGCCGCTCCAGCCGAGCAGGAGGACGTTCAGGTCCGGATATCCGGCCTCGGCCAGGGTGGGCACGTCCGGCAGTTCAGGCAGGCGGATCTCGTTCGTCACGGCCAGGGCGCGCATCTGCCCGCCCTTGATCTGGTCCATGACCGAGGAGAGGTTCACGCCCAGGAAGTCCACGTGCCCGCCGAGCAGGGCGACCTTGGCGTCGCCGTCGCCGTTGTAGGGCACGTCGTTGGCCGCGTTCACCGGCAGCCCGGCGGCGTCCAGGAGCATCTTGGAGCCCACGGCCAGCAGGCCGAAGGGGCCGTTGGAGCTGAAGCTCAGCTTGCCGGGGTTCTTGCGCACCGCGTCGACCAGGTCGGCCAGGGTCTTGTACGGGGCGTCGGCCTTGACCACGAAGACGAAGGGGTTGATCTCCAGAAGGCCCAGGAAGGTGAAGTCGTTCCAGGTGAACGGAGTGTTGGCGTTCATGGCCGGAACCAGGCAGTTGCCGCCCACCCGCGAGAGCAGGAGGGTGTAGCCGTCGGCCTTGGACTTGGCCACGAAGGCCGAGCCGGTGATGCCGCTGGCCCCGGGCTTGTTCACGACCATGACCTGCTGGCCCACGTACTTCGGGGCCACCGAGGCCAGGGCCCGGGCCGCCAGGTCCGAGGCGCCGCCGGCGCTGTAGGGGGCCACCAGGGTGACCGGTTTGTCGGGGTACTCCGCCCGGGCCGTTCCCGGGACCAATGCCGCCATTGCCACACAGGCCATCAGAACGAGGAACTTGCGCATCATCTCGACTCTCCTGGTCATTGGGTGGGCACACATGGTCAAACAGCCAGTAGTTCAGAGGTATATATTTTAATAAGACAAGAAGAGTCAACCCTCCGCCCCGAGAAATTCCCCGAAAAAACATCCTCGCGAATTCTTCACGGCGCAACGGAAGCCGCCGCATCAGGGAGGGCGCCATGACGCGCCGCGGCATTCTGGTCCGGGTTCCGGCCCTGGACTGGGTGCGCGGCCTGTGCTCCCCGGCTTCGCCGCCGACTTCGCCGGAGTATTGAAAACCGAAGAGAGACAGCGCCCTTCCGCCTTTCTCTAACGGGCCGAAGGCCCCGCGGCAGGAAATCATTGCCTGTTTTCCCCCCGCCGATTAGGTTCCCGCCGGGGGGGATTCATGGAGCTGATCGATTCGTTCAAGGAAAGCAAGGCCTTTCGTCATTTCCGCCACGTGGCCGTGATCTCGGCCAACAAGATCCACGCCAAGCGCGACGCCCAACAGATGAAGTGCTTCGCCCCGGAGCGGGTGAGCTTCTTCGAAAGCGCGGAGGAAGCGGTGGCGGCCCTGGAACGGGACCGCGCGGACCTGCTTCTCCTGGACTCCACCCTGGCCGACATGAACGGCCTGGACTTCCTGCGTCTCCTGCGCGGCCGCAAACCCCTCAAGGGCCTCCCGGCGATCATGATCACCCTGGAGAACAGCCGGGACTACATCCTGGACGCCATCGACGCGGGTTGCGCGGGCTACATCCTGCGCCCCTACTCCCTG
It contains:
- a CDS encoding tripartite tricarboxylate transporter TctB family protein — protein: MSRSTQDIVYGSVVGLGFAAFAAWGIPAWIETPSSVRIAAVSPAFWPEVVAVFLALSGFALAAGGLRRRLAEGARRREAGAASAGWNLNPPFTLAVFLAYYLLIDVIGIVCASALALAVMAVRYGERNRLVLSAVALGLPLALYGFFVWVAKVPMPLGLFG
- a CDS encoding Bug family tripartite tricarboxylate transporter substrate binding protein, with amino-acid sequence MMRKFLVLMACVAMAALVPGTARAEYPDKPVTLVAPYSAGGASDLAARALASVAPKYVGQQVMVVNKPGASGITGSAFVAKSKADGYTLLLSRVGGNCLVPAMNANTPFTWNDFTFLGLLEINPFVFVVKADAPYKTLADLVDAVRKNPGKLSFSSNGPFGLLAVGSKMLLDAAGLPVNAANDVPYNGDGDAKVALLGGHVDFLGVNLSSVMDQIKGGQMRALAVTNEIRLPELPDVPTLAEAGYPDLNVLLLGWSGLWAPKDLPADVAAVWTKALQQVKADAEWNKITLSLGSLPRILTPDETEAFVRKQFEVYQAFGKKIGAGKK